The following nucleotide sequence is from Kiritimatiella glycovorans.
GCGGTGCATCGTTCGCTGTCCCATACGGGTTTCGGCGCAAGCACCTCCCGTCCGTCGGTGAAAGAGGGTTTGACGAAGAGGTGATCGTTCGGCTCCTCGACATCGCAGTCGAGCAGCCGGACGGGTTCACCGCGTTGCGCGAGCGACGAGGCCAGATTGACCGCAAAGGTCGTCTTGCCCGTACCGCCTTTTCCGCTGGCGATCGTGATAATCATAAATTTCCGTTCCCTTTCCGGTCTTCTATTCCGAGCGCGTCATGGTCGCGCCGCAGGCGGGACATTGGCGCTGATTGCACGGCGTCCCGCGCCCGTGGGCCACGCGTTTCCCGCATGCGGGGCAGACGCAGGACCCTCCGGCGCCGAAGCCGGCACCGCCCTGACGTCCCATGCCCCGGCCTTTTCCGCGGCCGCGGCCGTCGCCCATCGGTCCGGTTCCATCTCCTCGCGGCATCATCCACCTCCCTGCAGTCGAGGACGACGGATGCGCCGGAGCATTCCGGCGCACCCGTTCTCTGTCCGCTTACTTCCCGTCCGATTCCAGATCCGCGATGCGCTTGCGGATATCCTCCAGCGCTTCCTGCAAAGATCCCGCCTGTCCCTTCAACGCCTCCAGCTCCTGCTCCGGAGCCGGAGCCGCGCCGTAGGGATAGGGAGCGCCCGCGGGCGGATAAGCCGGGGCGGCGTACGGCTGAGGCCCGTATCCTCCCCGCCCGCGTCCTCCGCGAAAGCCGAATCCGAGCCCGCGACCGAATCCGCCGCGTCCGCGCCCGAACCCGAATCCGCGGCCGGGAACCGGGTTGGCGTATCCGGGCACTCCGTACCCGGCGCAGTATCCCGCAGCGCGTCCCGTCATCGGTCCCATTCCTGCCGGTCCTGTTCCATCTCCACCTGGCATAATGCACCTCCCTGTGCTGTGTATCTTCCTCGAATCGCGCGCCCCGACGGACGACGCGATCCCGCTTCTCCTAAACGCTTCCTCCGCGAAAGCGCCGCCTGCGGCCGCCTCCGCGGCCCCGGCCCCGCCTGCCGCCGAAGACCGGCTCCGGCCAGGGCTCGGCCGGGTGCAGCGCCCCGGTTCTCCATGCCTCCAGCACGCCCTCCGGTGTGCCCGCGGCATGAGGGACCACGTCGATGCCGTGTCCCCGGATCGCACTCCACGTGGCCGGATCGATCCCCGCGCAGAGCAGGGTCCCCACGTCGCGCCGCATCAGCTCGCGGCCCCAGGCAAGCGGATGCCACCCGCGGGTCGATACCTCCGCGCCCGCGTCCGGCGACGCGCCCGTATCAACCACCAGCAGCCGCGTCCCCGCAAAACAGGGCGCCATCCTTCCTCCACGGGTCACCAGTGCCGCTTTCATGCCTGACCGTGTATGCATGTGTCGTGCCATTACAGGATTACGATATCTGTAACGATATGAACGCGAAGGGATAAAAAAAATATACGCGCGGCGGTGCGACCCGGGGCCATGTGGCATGTTGCGAGTGCCGTCGAGGCGAGCCTTGCAGAATGCAACGGCTCATGGCTTTCGGTTCCGGGTCTCAGTCGATTCCGTAGCGGTGCATCTTACGGTAGAGGGTACTGGGGTTGATACCGAGCTGGCGGGCGGCGGCCGCGCGGTTCCCGGCCTGATCGCGCAGGGCGCTGCGGATGGCCTTCTGTTCGAGGCCCTTGAGGGTCAGCGGCGGGGAGGTCTGGTCCTCCGTACTCTCGCGGAGTTCGGCGGGCAGGTGCTGCGGCTGCACGGCGTTGCCGCGGCAGAGGACGAAGGCGTGTTGGATAACATTCTCGAGTTCGCGGATATTACCGGGGAAGTCGTGGCGCATGAGGATCTCGTAGACGGCGGGGTCGAGGCGTTCGATCTCTTTGCCGGTCTCGGCGTTGAACCGCCGCCGGAAGTGTTCGGCGAGCAGCGGGATATCGCATCGCCGCTCGCGCAGCGGCGGGAGTTCCAGCCGCAGCACGTTGAGGCGGTAGTACAGGTCCTGCCGGAAGGTGCCCTCGCTGAGCAGGTCCGCCAGTCTGCGGTTGGTGGCCGCCAGGATCCGCGCGTCGCTTCGCACCGGCTCGCTGGAGCCGAGGGGCTCATAGGTCTTCTCCTGGAGCACGCGCAGGAGGCGGACCTGCATGGCCGCGGAGATGTTGCCGATCTCGTCGAGGAACAGGGTTCCGCCGCGTGCGGCATCGAACCGCCCGGGGCGGTCGGACCTGGCATCGGTGAACGCGCCTTTGCGGTGGCCGAAGAGTTCGGATTCCAGCAGCGTGTCGGGGAGCGCGCCGCAGTTGACGGCGATGAAGGGGCCCTCGCTCCGGTCGCTGAGATTGTGGATGGCGCGGGCCAGCAGTTCCTTGCCGGTGCCGCTTTCGCCCTCGATGAGCACCGGGACTTCGGAGGCGGCGACGTCGGGGAGGATCGCGAAGATGTCGTGCATGTCGGGATGGCGGCTGACGATATCCTGAAAGGTGTAGTTCTGTTCAACGCGCCGCCGCAGGTCCTCCTCGCCGCTCACGTCGCGGAAAGTCTCGATGCCGCCGATGCATGTTCCGCGGGCGTCGCGCAGCGGGGCGGCGTTGACGCAGACCGTGAACGGGCGGCCGTAGTGATCGATGATGGTCACCCGCCGGTCCGTTACGCTCGCTTCGGTCTGCGTGACCTCGTCGACGATACAGCGCTCGCCGCAGACGTCGGAGCGGAAGATCTCGCTGCAGGGCCGACCGATCGCATCGGTGGCGTCGAAGCCGGTGATCCGCTCCGCGGCGCGGTTGAAGAAGGTGATCCGCTTCTCGCGGTCGACCGTAAACACGCCCTCCGCAATACAGTCGAGCATCGCCTCGAGCTGCTTCATGTCGGCATGCTTATTCTGGAGGCGCGAGTCGGAGGTCATCCCGTACCCCCCGGGTCCGGTCGCGAACGCGTCCCGTCCCGCCCGTAGCCGCGGGATACGTCGGGGCGATTCGAGGCTGCGAGCGTCCCGGCCCGCCAGGCCTCGACGACCTCCCGCGCCGACCCCCCGGCGTCCCGGACGACCGCCACTTTTCCCGCCTCCAGCACGGCGTACGCATTGGGTCCGCAGTGTCCCGTGATCACCGCCTCCGCGTTCAGATCGATGACGCGCTGCGCGGTCTGAATGCCGGCGCCCCGCCCGGCTTCGAGATTGCGGCTGTTGTCGTGGGCCGACCACGTATCCGTCTCCGTGTCATACAGCAGAAGAAACCGCGCCCGCCCGAAACGGGGGTCGAGGGGCGATTCGGGGCGTTCGCCCAGTGCGGTGATGACGATGTTCATGGTGCCGGGATTCCTTCTCGTGCCGTCGGTCTTGCGGGGGTTGACGATACGCATTATAATAAAACGCGCGTGATTTTAAAGTCCGGATCCTCCGGCCACGGAAAACAGACGGGAACGAACCTCGCGCGATGCCAAAGATACTCCCTTTCGAACGGGAACCCCGGCGGTATGACCGGTGGTTCGATGATCACGACGCCGCCTACCGCTCCGAGCTGGCCGCGATCCGGGAACTCCTTCCGCCGCGCCCGGGACGGGCGCTGGAGATCGGAAGCGGGACCGGACGCTTTGCACTCCCGCTGGGTATCCGGGAAGGCGTGGAGCCCTCGCCGGCCATGCGACGAAGGTCCGCCGCGCGCGGCCTGCACGCGATCGACGGCGTCGCGGAAGCGCTCCCGTTCGACGACGCCCGGTTCGATCTTGTCCTTATGGTGACGACGATCTGTTTCGTGGACGATGCCGCGCAGAGCTGCCGGGAGGCGGCGAGGGTCTTGCATCCCGGAGGACGGTTCATCGTCGGTCTGGTCGACCGCGACAGTTTTCTCGGCGAGTCCTACGAGGCTCGAAGAAAGGAAAGCGTGTTCTACCGTGACGCGCGCTTCTTCAGCGCGGCGGAGGTCGTCGATTTTATGAAGGATGCCGGGATGCGGGAGTTCCGGTTCCGGCAGACCCTCTTCAGCATGCCGGCAGAACTCGCCGGTCCCGATTCGATCCGTGAAGGATACGGGGAGGGAGGGTTTGCGGCGATTTCGGGGGAAAGGGGTTAATCGGGATTCACCACAGACCACAGAAAACATGATACGATCCGTGAGACTCTGTTTTGCTCATTCGCTGCAGGTGAAGGGCGCGCGCACGATTGAATTTTCGGGCGGAATGAATGTCGTGGCCGGACCCAACGGGTCCGGGAAGAGCACGCTTCTCCGCGCCCTCAACACCTGCGAACGCTGCGAAATCCGACGCGCCGGCGGTGCCCCGGTCAGGTATTTCAGCGCGGAGACGATGAACCCGCATCACCCGACGGGGCCCGCCGGGGATATGCAGGAGATGATCCTGCGGGTGCGCGGCGTCTTTACCTCGCATGGCGAGATTATGAGATCGGCCCTCGCCGCCGTCCCGCTGAGAGAGGGTGAGACCCTGCTCGTCGACGAACCGGAGGCCGGTCAGGACCTGGAAGGCGTGAAGAGGATACGGGAGGCTTTCGATGTCCTTTGTGCGAGGGGAGGACAGGTCATCGCCGCGACCCACCACCCGGTGCTGATGGAGGGTGTGAAAGTCATCGAACTCGTGCCGGGGTATGTCGGGCGTATGCGGGCGGAGTGCCGTCGCTGGCTGGGAGAGGATGCGGATCGCTCATCCTGAGGCGGTTGGGCTGACGCGGACATCGCGAGCCGGGGGGGACGTAATCCGTATTCGTACTCGTACTCGGTACACGTACTCGGACCGCCGAAGGCGCGATCCCACTCCCCCGGTTCAAGGAACTCGAGTACGAATTATGTTCTCTCTGAATCCCGATTTCGACCTCGATCCGAATTTCGAGATCCCCTCCGTGTCATCGGTCGAAAACACAAGAAAGGTCTCTCGCAAAGGCGCCGGGATCGCAAAGATGAATGAGAAGAGCACAGGCAAAGAAATGGTGCGTTCTCTCTTACGTTCGTAGTAGCGCCGCAGGCCTGCGAAGCAGGGCCAGGGCCGTGATCTTCACGCGCCTGGCCTGCCGGAGGCAGGCTTGCGGCGCTACTACGAACGATATCACGCGCCTTGGCCCTTCGGACGCGTGCGGCGCTACTACGAACGTTTGTCGTCTCCCATCCCGCCTCTTCCCCGAACGGCTCCACCGCAAAAATCTGCGAAGAACCCGGCGGTCAGATAAACCATTGAAGAAGCCGCCCGGGTCCCCCACAATGGCTGCGTTCGGCCGGTCCTGCTGAGAGGTACGATTATGCCGCTGCCCCCGGTACATCAAACGCTGCGCCATGCGCTGAGACTTGCCTTCGGGTGGATCTTTCTCGTGCTGGGTGTACTCGGCCTTTTCCTGCCGCTGCTCCAGGGGCTGCTCTTCCTGGTGATCGGCTCGGCGCTGCTCGCCCCCGGCAACCCGCACCTGGCCCGCATGCGGGAGCGTTTCTACCGCCGGTTCCCGCGCGTGCGCCAGTGGACGCAACGCCTCCACGACCATTTTCACAGGCGGAAGACATGAGCGACACGCTGAAAAGCCTGCTGATCGCGTCGGCGGAACGCCGCCCCGACGCGGTGCTGTTCCGCTACGCCGGCCCGGAGGGCTGGCGCACCATGACGTACGGTGAGTTTCTCGACGAAGTTCGCGCGGCGAGCGAGCTGTTCGTTTCCCTCGGCATGAATCGCGGCGATCATGTGGCCCTGCACCTGGAGAACGATCCCCTGTGGGCGGTGCTCTACTTCGGTCTCGTGTCGATCGGGGTGACCGCCGTGCCCGTCGATCCCCGGTTTGAGGCCGGCGAGGTGGCCCACCTGATCCGGCACGGGGAATGCCGGACGCTGATCACCGCCGCGGGCTCGCTCCCGCTCGTGCGTGAGATCGCCCCGGACCTCCCCGGGCTGGACACCGTCGTGCTCGCCGGGGAGCGGGTAAAGGAAGATTTCGCCGGTACGGTCAAAGTGGTCGACTTCGCATCCGGTTCCGCGGCCCTGGCGGACCGCGCGTACAGCTCCGGGTCGGCCTTCGAGCAGGTCCACCCCGACCCCGACACACCGGCCTCGATCATCTTCACCTCGGGCACCACGGGCCGCCCCAAGGGCGCCGTACTCACGCACCGCAACTTCGTCAGCAACGTCGAGGCCTGCCTGGACGTCATCGGGGTGCGGGACGACGACGTCTTTCTGCTCGTGCTGCCCCTGCACCACGTCTTCGCCTTCACCACCGACCTTCTGCTTCCGATCCGCGCGGGCGCCGGCATCTCGCTGGTGCGCAGCATCCGCACGGTGGCCGACGATCTGCGCGAGCTGCAACCCACGGCGCTGATCGCGGTGCCGCTGCTGCTGGAGAAACTGCATGACCGCATATTCCGCGGCATCCGCGAACAGCCGCTGGCGCATCTCGCCTGGCGCGCGGGCCTGAAAAGGGCGGTCGGCCGCAAGGTACGCCGCAAGCTGGGCGGCCGCCTGCGTATGGTGGTTTCGGGCGGCGCACCGGCGCCCGTGTACATGTTGAAGAACTTCATGAGCCTCGGCATCCCCATCCTCGAAGGGTACGGGCTCACCGAGACCGCCCCGGTGGTCAGCGTCAATCCGCCCGACGACCCCCGCCCCGGCACGGCGGGGACGCCGCTGCCCGGAGTCGAGGTTGAGGTACGCCGTCCGAACCGTGAAGGGATCGGCGAACTGGCGGTGCGAGGACCCGGCGTCATGCGCGAGTACTACCGCAATCCCGACGACACCGCGGAGGTCATGGAGGGCGGCTGGTTTCTGACCGGCGATCTCGCGCGGATCGACGAAGACGGCTACGTTGTCATCGCCGGCCGCCGCAAGAACATGATCGTCAACCGCGAAGGGAAGAACATCTACCCGGAGGAGGTCGAGGAGGCGATCAACCGCAGTCCGCTGATCCTGGAGTCGCTCGTGCTGGGGATCCGGGAGGAAGGCGCGAAGGGCGAGCGGGTGGGCGCGATCGTGGTACCCGACCGCGAGGCCCTCGACCGGCGCGAAGCGGCGAAGGGCACGACGCTCGATGAGGAGGGCATCGGATCGCTGGTGCGCGAGGAGGTCGCCCGCATGACGGCTGAACTTTCGGCCTACAAGCGGCCGCGACGCGTGCGGGTCCGCGCCGGGGAGTTCGAAAAGACCGCGACCCGGAAGATCAAACGCTACCTCTACGACCTCCCGTAAGACTTCGGCCGAAAGTCGATTGAAGTCGATCGCGGCTCCCTTTACCCTGTACAAGCCCTGACCATTGACCAGGAGAGAGACGCCATGAATCCTGACGAGTCCATGTTCCGCATCGTGCCGACCGAGACGCTCGGGCCGTGCCGCTACGATTCGCCCCTGGGCGCAATGCGCCAGCGGTTTTATACCGACGGGGAATGGGTGATCCGCCGGACGCGCAGCCACGAGTTCGAGGAACTCGAAGGTCCCCCCTTCGAGTGCTTCGAGCGATCGGGCGCAAGGGAGAAGCTCTACTTCCGCCCGCAGGACACCACGGTCGGCATCGTCACCTGCGGCGGACTCTGCCCGGGCATCAACGACGTCATCCGCGCGATCACCTTCGCGGCGGCGGAGGGCTACGGTGTGAAACAGGTCCTCGGCTTCCAGTACGGCTACGAGGGGCTGGTCGCCAAGTACTACCACCGGCCGATCGAACTCAATCCCGACAATACCGACGACATCCACGAGAAGGGCGGATCGATCCTCAAGTCCTCGCGGGGGCCCCAGGACACGGGGGAAATCGTCGATACCCTCCAGCACTATTGCGTCGACATCCTGTTTGCCATCGGCGGCGACGGAACGATGCGCGGCGTGCGTGATATCCACGACGAGATCGCCCGGCGCGGTCTCAGGATCTCGGTCATCGGCGTGCCGAAGACGATCGACAACGACATCAGTCTCGTGGAGCGGACCTTCGGGTACGAGACCGCGGTGGAGTCGGCCTGGAGCACCATCACGTCCGCCCACGCGGAGGCCAAGGGCTACCGGAACGGAATCGGACTGGTGAAACTCATGGGCCGCGACTCAGGCTGGATCGCGGCCTCCACCGCACTCGCGAACAGCAACGTCAATTTCTGCCTGATTCCCGAAGTGCCGTTCGATCTCGAGCCCCCGAACGGGTTCCTGGAACACCTGCGCCGTCGTCTTATGCGGCGCGCCCACGCGGTGATCGTGGTCGCGGAGGGTGCGGGACAGAACCTGTTCGAAGGCGAATACGAGCGCGACAAGTCGGGGAACAAGCGGCTGCACGACATCGGCGTACTTCTTCAGGAGCAAATAGAGCGATTTTTCGCGGAGCAGAACACGGAGATCAATCTGAAGTATTTCGATCCGAGCTATCTCATCCGGAGCACGCCGGCGAACGCGAACGATTCGGAGTACTGCCTGCGGCTGGGGCACAACGCGGTTCATGCGGCAATGGCCGGCAAGACGAACTGCATCGTCGGGCTGCACTGTGGCGTGCTGGTCAACCTTCCCATGCCGATGATCGGCGAGCGCAAACGGGTGGACCCCAACGGCTGGACCTGGCAGTCGGTGCTTCAGGCCACTCGACAGCCCGCCGACATGACCCACGAAGAATGACGTCCTGACTTCAACATGGCCCGAAAACGCTACAAAAATCCGGCCCCTCGCGGATTTTTGCGGTGGAGCCGTTCGGGGAAGAGGCGGGATGGGAGACGACGAACGTTCGTAGTAGCGCCGCACGCGCCCGAAGGGCCAAGGCGCGTGATATCGTTCGTAGTAGCGCCGCAAGTCTGCCCCCCGGCAGGCCAGGCGCGTGAAAGATAACGGCCCTGGCCCTGCTTCGCAGGCCTGCGGGCCTACTACGAACGTAAGAGAGAACGCACCATTTCTTTGCCTGTGCTCCTCCCATTCATCTTTGCGATCTCTGCGTCTTGGCGAGAGACCTTTCTTGTGTTTTCGACCACGGATTACACCGATCACACGGATGGGATCGCGCCTTCGGCGCTCCGAGTACGCGTACGAGTACGAGTAAGAGTACGAATTATGTTCACCCCTTCATGTCCTTCATGGTGAATCCCATTCTCTCCCCACGATGGCGATTCAGGTGTTACGCCCCCTTTTTTTTTCGGACGACTGTCCGCGAAAATCCGCGAATAGCCGGCCGCCGACAATACCGACTAAAATACTCCTGATTTGACCACGTCTCTGTTTTGGCTTAACGTGAATATACGACCGGGCATTTGGGACACTGCACACGAAGGAGTGACGGCCATGAGCGCGCGACTGAATCGACGCCATCTTTTGCAGGGAACCGGCCTCGCCGCCCTGGCCGCCGCCGGGGGCGGGGCGCGGGCCGCTGAATCCGACGAAGCCGCGATACTCAACCACGAACCCGGCATGCCGTATCGCCGGCTCGGGAACACGGATATCCGTCTCTCCGTCCTTTCGCTCGGCGGGATCAAGATCGACGAGCAGGGGATCACCCACCATCACGCGATCGACCGGGGCTGCAATCTCGTCCACATCTCCAACGGGTACCGGGGCGGGGTCTGCATCCGGCGGCTGGGGAAGGTCATGAAGACGAAGCGTGACCGGGTCTACATCGCGCTCAAGGACAACTTCCTGAGCCGTGAAGACTACCGGAAGCGCGATTTCAGTAAGATCGACCAGTGGCTGAAGGTGCTGAACACCGATCATGTCGATTTCCTGATGTTCAATCGCCACAAGGGGGACCAGGCGGCCGAAGCGTATATGCGCGAGTCCCTGGAGATTCTGCGGGAGCAGGGAAAGGTGCGGTTTGCCGGCCTCACCACCCACGGCGACATCAAAAACTGTCTGCGCAACGGGATCGAGAGCGGTACTTTTCATCTGCTCAATCCCGCGCTCAACCAGCCGAATCTCGAAGCGCTGGAGGAGGAACTTCGCGACGCGCATGAGCGGCAGCTGGGCGTGATGGCCATGAAGACCATGAAAGGGCAGAAAAGCCGCGCCGATGAGCTGGCCTTTCTCAAGAAGCTGTTGCGCAATCCGGCCCTGACCACCATTTTAAAAGGCATGGATTCGCCGCAGATGTTTGACGAGTACCTCGCGGCGGCGCGCACGGAACTGACCGCGGCGGAGGACGAGCGGCTCTACCGCACGGCGCAGCGGCAGCGGGCTGAAAACTGCATGATGTGCGACGCCTGCAAGCGGGCCTGCCCGGAGGGGATCGAGATCTCGACCGTGCTGCGCTGCAAAGACTATTACCTGGAGCAGGAGCGCGATCCGGAATACGCCTTCGAGCAATATCATGCCGTGGCGCCGCAGTACCGCTGGTCGGCGGACTGCACCTCGTGCCGCCGCTGTGAAGCGGCCTGCCCGAACGGGATCGGGATCGTCGCCCGCCTCGAAGCCGCGCGAAAGGCCCTGGCATGAAATACCGACTTATCCCGGCGTTAACGCTCGCCCTCGCCGTGTATGCTCAGGCGGGCGCGCGGCCGCGCGACCCCGGCCCCGCCGCGCTGCTTCCGTCGCCGCACTCCCTTGGAGCCGTCGCGGCCTCCGAAACGGAATGTTTCGGCCCTGAGGAACTGTTCGAGTACATCAACGGCGCCGCCCCGCTCTACCTCGACTACGGCTTCGAGCGGCTGGCGCACCGGGTCTACCGGTTTGAGAAGGGATCGCTCACGGCGGACCTCTACGCCATGCCGGACCCGACCCGCGCATTCGGCATCTACGCCGCCGAGCGAGACGCGGAGGCGACCTTTGTGGAAACCGGAGCCGAAGGTTACCGCTGGGGCGACGTGCTGCGGTTCTTCCGCGGACGTTACTACGTCAAACTCTACGCCGATGCCGGAGAGGATACGGTCCCGCTGCTGGTGCGCGCCGCGAAGGCGATCGATGCACGCCTGCCCGGCAGGGCGGTGCTGCCCTCCGCGACGACCTGGTTCCCGGAGAAGGGTCGCGTCCCCCATTCGCTCAGTTACACC
It contains:
- a CDS encoding ATP-dependent 6-phosphofructokinase; the protein is MNPDESMFRIVPTETLGPCRYDSPLGAMRQRFYTDGEWVIRRTRSHEFEELEGPPFECFERSGAREKLYFRPQDTTVGIVTCGGLCPGINDVIRAITFAAAEGYGVKQVLGFQYGYEGLVAKYYHRPIELNPDNTDDIHEKGGSILKSSRGPQDTGEIVDTLQHYCVDILFAIGGDGTMRGVRDIHDEIARRGLRISVIGVPKTIDNDISLVERTFGYETAVESAWSTITSAHAEAKGYRNGIGLVKLMGRDSGWIAASTALANSNVNFCLIPEVPFDLEPPNGFLEHLRRRLMRRAHAVIVVAEGAGQNLFEGEYERDKSGNKRLHDIGVLLQEQIERFFAEQNTEINLKYFDPSYLIRSTPANANDSEYCLRLGHNAVHAAMAGKTNCIVGLHCGVLVNLPMPMIGERKRVDPNGWTWQSVLQATRQPADMTHEE
- a CDS encoding DUF5320 domain-containing protein — translated: MPGGDGTGPAGMGPMTGRAAGYCAGYGVPGYANPVPGRGFGFGRGRGGFGRGLGFGFRGGRGRGGYGPQPYAAPAYPPAGAPYPYGAAPAPEQELEALKGQAGSLQEALEDIRKRIADLESDGK
- a CDS encoding NifB/NifX family molybdenum-iron cluster-binding protein, producing MNIVITALGERPESPLDPRFGRARFLLLYDTETDTWSAHDNSRNLEAGRGAGIQTAQRVIDLNAEAVITGHCGPNAYAVLEAGKVAVVRDAGGSAREVVEAWRAGTLAASNRPDVSRGYGRDGTRSRPDPGGTG
- a CDS encoding AMP-dependent synthetase/ligase is translated as MSDTLKSLLIASAERRPDAVLFRYAGPEGWRTMTYGEFLDEVRAASELFVSLGMNRGDHVALHLENDPLWAVLYFGLVSIGVTAVPVDPRFEAGEVAHLIRHGECRTLITAAGSLPLVREIAPDLPGLDTVVLAGERVKEDFAGTVKVVDFASGSAALADRAYSSGSAFEQVHPDPDTPASIIFTSGTTGRPKGAVLTHRNFVSNVEACLDVIGVRDDDVFLLVLPLHHVFAFTTDLLLPIRAGAGISLVRSIRTVADDLRELQPTALIAVPLLLEKLHDRIFRGIREQPLAHLAWRAGLKRAVGRKVRRKLGGRLRMVVSGGAPAPVYMLKNFMSLGIPILEGYGLTETAPVVSVNPPDDPRPGTAGTPLPGVEVEVRRPNREGIGELAVRGPGVMREYYRNPDDTAEVMEGGWFLTGDLARIDEDGYVVIAGRRKNMIVNREGKNIYPEEVEEAINRSPLILESLVLGIREEGAKGERVGAIVVPDREALDRREAAKGTTLDEEGIGSLVREEVARMTAELSAYKRPRRVRVRAGEFEKTATRKIKRYLYDLP
- a CDS encoding class I SAM-dependent methyltransferase; amino-acid sequence: MPKILPFEREPRRYDRWFDDHDAAYRSELAAIRELLPPRPGRALEIGSGTGRFALPLGIREGVEPSPAMRRRSAARGLHAIDGVAEALPFDDARFDLVLMVTTICFVDDAAQSCREAARVLHPGGRFIVGLVDRDSFLGESYEARRKESVFYRDARFFSAAEVVDFMKDAGMREFRFRQTLFSMPAELAGPDSIREGYGEGGFAAISGERG
- a CDS encoding sigma-54 interaction domain-containing protein, which produces MTSDSRLQNKHADMKQLEAMLDCIAEGVFTVDREKRITFFNRAAERITGFDATDAIGRPCSEIFRSDVCGERCIVDEVTQTEASVTDRRVTIIDHYGRPFTVCVNAAPLRDARGTCIGGIETFRDVSGEEDLRRRVEQNYTFQDIVSRHPDMHDIFAILPDVAASEVPVLIEGESGTGKELLARAIHNLSDRSEGPFIAVNCGALPDTLLESELFGHRKGAFTDARSDRPGRFDAARGGTLFLDEIGNISAAMQVRLLRVLQEKTYEPLGSSEPVRSDARILAATNRRLADLLSEGTFRQDLYYRLNVLRLELPPLRERRCDIPLLAEHFRRRFNAETGKEIERLDPAVYEILMRHDFPGNIRELENVIQHAFVLCRGNAVQPQHLPAELRESTEDQTSPPLTLKGLEQKAIRSALRDQAGNRAAAARQLGINPSTLYRKMHRYGID
- a CDS encoding aldo/keto reductase, producing the protein MSARLNRRHLLQGTGLAALAAAGGGARAAESDEAAILNHEPGMPYRRLGNTDIRLSVLSLGGIKIDEQGITHHHAIDRGCNLVHISNGYRGGVCIRRLGKVMKTKRDRVYIALKDNFLSREDYRKRDFSKIDQWLKVLNTDHVDFLMFNRHKGDQAAEAYMRESLEILREQGKVRFAGLTTHGDIKNCLRNGIESGTFHLLNPALNQPNLEALEEELRDAHERQLGVMAMKTMKGQKSRADELAFLKKLLRNPALTTILKGMDSPQMFDEYLAAARTELTAAEDERLYRTAQRQRAENCMMCDACKRACPEGIEISTVLRCKDYYLEQERDPEYAFEQYHAVAPQYRWSADCTSCRRCEAACPNGIGIVARLEAARKALA
- a CDS encoding DUF6599 family protein — its product is MKYRLIPALTLALAVYAQAGARPRDPGPAALLPSPHSLGAVAASETECFGPEELFEYINGAAPLYLDYGFERLAHRVYRFEKGSLTADLYAMPDPTRAFGIYAAERDAEATFVETGAEGYRWGDVLRFFRGRYYVKLYADAGEDTVPLLVRAAKAIDARLPGRAVLPSATTWFPEKGRVPHSLSYTVEPPLGVEALAPAWKARYRCGDEESTLWIVPTAGAAQAEAGLAALETQLREYDAAPQPWDEADRTGLRADHPYAGPVLATASGARVFVLLNPPPDSLPLLRAARERCR
- a CDS encoding ABC transporter ATP-binding protein; its protein translation is MRLCFAHSLQVKGARTIEFSGGMNVVAGPNGSGKSTLLRALNTCERCEIRRAGGAPVRYFSAETMNPHHPTGPAGDMQEMILRVRGVFTSHGEIMRSALAAVPLREGETLLVDEPEAGQDLEGVKRIREAFDVLCARGGQVIAATHHPVLMEGVKVIELVPGYVGRMRAECRRWLGEDADRSS